A region from the Lycium barbarum isolate Lr01 chromosome 8, ASM1917538v2, whole genome shotgun sequence genome encodes:
- the LOC132607154 gene encoding pyruvate kinase 2, cytosolic translates to MHSTHLLLEEPIRMASILEPSKPNFFPAMTKIVGTLGPKSRSVEAISACLKAGMSVARFDFSWGDSEYHQETLENLKAAIKATKKLCAVMLDTVGAELQVVNKLETTISLKEDAVVTLTPHQGQEASDEVLPINFGGLAKAVKKGDTIFVGQYLFTGSETTSVWLEVDQVNGDDVICVVKNSATLAGTMFTLHASQVHIDMPTLTDKDKEVISTWGVKNKIDFISLSYTRHAEDVREAREFLSKLGDLSQTQILAKIENVEGLTHFDEILKEADGIILSRGNLGIDLPPEKVFLFQKAAVHKCNMAGKPAVVTRVVDSMTDNLRPTRAEATDVANAVLDGTDAILLGAETLRGLYPVETISTVGKICAEAGKVFNQDLYFKKTVKFVGEPMTHLEAIASSAVRAAIKVKASVIICFTSSGRAARLIAKYRPTMPVLSVVIPRLKTNQLKWSFSGAFEARQSLIVRGLFPMLADPRHPAESNNATNESVLKVALDHGKASGVIKSHDRVVVCQKVGDASVVKIIELED, encoded by the exons ATGCATTCAACTCACTTACTTCTTGAAGAACCAATCAGGATGGCCTCAATTTTGGAGCCATCCAAACCT AATTTTTTCCCAGCAATGACTAAGATTGTTGGGACTTTGGGTCCTAAATCCCGATCTGTTGAGGCTATTTCAGCTTGTCTTAAAGCTGGAATGTCAG TGGCAAGATTTGATTTTTCATGGGGTGATTCAGAGTATCACCAGGAGACTTTGGAGAACTTGAAGGCTGCTATTAAGGCCACTAAGAAGCTTTGTGCT GTCATGCTAGATACTGTGGGTGCTGAGTTGCAAGTTGTCAACAAACTTGAGACAACTATTTCACTTAAGGAAGATGCAGTTGTCACTCTGACTCCTCATCAAGGGCAAGAAGCATCTGATGAAGTGTTGCCAATTAACTTTGGCGGATTAGCCAAG GCTGTAAAGAAGGGAGACACCATTTTTGTTGGTCAGTACCTCTTCACAGGAAGCGAAACAACCTCTGTTTGGCTGGAG GTAGACCAAGTGAATGGTGATGATGTCATTTGTGTGGTAAAGAACTCTGCCACTTTAGCTGGGACGATGTTCACTCTACATGCTTCTCAGGTTCATATTGACATGCCTACTCTCACCGATAAAGACAAGGAG GTTATAAGCACATGGGgtgttaaaaacaaaatcgaCTTTATTTCACTATCATATACAAGGCATGCTGAGGATGTCCGTGAG GCTCGTGAGTTCTTGTCTAAGCTGGGCGATCTAAGTCAAACTCAGATCCTTGCTAAAATTGAAAATGTTGAG GGTTTGACTCATTTCGATGAGATACTCAAAGAGGCTGATGGAATCATCCTTTCTCGTGGAAACCTCGGTATTGATCTTCCCCCAGAAAAG GTGTTCTTGTTCCAGAAGGCTGCTGTTCACAAGTGTAACATGGCTGGAAAGCCAGCTGTAGTAACACGTGTTGTCGATAGTATGACTGACAATCTTAGGCCTACTCGTGCTGAAGCAACGGATGTTGCTAATGCTGTCTTGGATG GAACTGATGCTATTCTCCTTGGTGCTGAGACTCTGCGTGGATTATACCCAGTCGAGACTATTTCCACTGTTGGCAAAATTTGTGCCGAG GCAGGGAAGGTTTTCAACCAAGACCTATACTTCAAGAAAACAGTCAAATTTGTTGGAGAGCCCATGACACACCTGGAGGCAATTGCCTCATCAGCG GTAAGAGCCGCCATCAAGGTGAAAGCATCAGTAATTATTTGTTTCACTTCATCTGGAAGGGCAGCAAG ATTGATAGCTAAATATAGGCCAACTATGCCAGTATTGTCTGTTGTCATTCCTCGACTCAAGACAAATCAACTGAAGTGGAGCTTTAGTGGTGCATTTGAG GCAAGGCAATCTCTTATTGTCCGAGGTCTTTTCCCAATGCTGGCTGATCCTCGTCATCCT GCTGAATCGAACAATGCTACTAATGAGTCGGTGCTGAAAGTTGCTCTTGATCATGGAAAAGCGTCAGGGGTTATAAAATCACACGATCGAGTTGTCGTTTGCCAGAAGGTTGGAGATGCATCAGTGGTTAAGATTATTGAACTCGAAGATTAG